A DNA window from Candidatus Binatia bacterium contains the following coding sequences:
- a CDS encoding cytochrome P450 has protein sequence MNPREIRLLDGDFWAREPHAELAWLREHDPVFWDEAGKVWGITRYDDVLAVSRDTKTFCNGHGNRPDAPAFPFMINTDDPLHRKRRGLVNKGFTVRRVHEREPRIRQICAGLLDKARSLGHFDFVGDVAAWLPLIVIGDMLGVEPEHYEDVLRWSDDMVRGSGTTDPEVFARAEAAFSAFLEHSYRVLHDRRSRAPEPDLFSILSHAEIDGEKLEDAEIVAEALLILIGGDETTRHVLSGGMFELLARPDAWRWLGEDVRRVATAVEEMLRWVTPIKNMNRTLTRDAELRGRKLREGDKLLLLYPAANRDPSVFADPDNFDIRRTPNEHLAFGFGAHYCLGASLARLELNVFFEEAVRRLPDIRPASEAAPPRRPSNFISGIESLPVTVG, from the coding sequence ATGAACCCGCGCGAGATCCGCCTGCTCGACGGCGATTTCTGGGCGCGCGAGCCCCACGCCGAGCTCGCATGGCTGCGCGAGCACGACCCGGTGTTCTGGGACGAGGCCGGCAAAGTCTGGGGCATCACGCGCTACGACGACGTTCTGGCGGTATCCCGCGACACGAAAACGTTCTGCAACGGGCACGGCAATCGTCCCGACGCGCCGGCGTTTCCGTTCATGATCAACACCGACGATCCGCTGCACCGCAAGCGGCGCGGGCTCGTCAACAAGGGATTCACCGTACGGCGCGTCCATGAGAGGGAACCGCGCATCCGGCAGATCTGCGCAGGCCTTCTCGACAAGGCGCGCTCGCTCGGACATTTCGACTTCGTCGGCGACGTCGCGGCGTGGCTACCGCTGATCGTGATCGGCGACATGCTCGGCGTCGAGCCCGAGCATTACGAAGACGTGCTGCGCTGGTCGGACGACATGGTGCGCGGCAGCGGAACCACCGATCCGGAAGTCTTCGCGCGCGCCGAGGCGGCATTCTCGGCGTTCCTCGAGCACTCCTACCGCGTGCTGCACGACCGCCGCTCGCGCGCGCCCGAGCCCGACCTGTTCAGCATCCTCTCGCACGCCGAGATCGACGGCGAAAAGCTCGAGGACGCCGAAATCGTCGCCGAGGCGCTGCTGATCCTCATCGGCGGCGACGAGACGACGCGGCACGTGCTGAGCGGCGGCATGTTCGAGCTGCTCGCCAGGCCCGACGCGTGGCGCTGGCTCGGCGAAGACGTACGCCGGGTTGCGACGGCGGTCGAGGAAATGCTGCGCTGGGTGACGCCGATCAAGAACATGAATCGCACGCTGACGCGCGATGCGGAGCTTCGCGGCCGCAAGCTTCGCGAAGGTGACAAGCTGCTGCTGCTCTATCCGGCGGCCAACCGCGATCCGTCGGTGTTTGCCGACCCGGACAACTTCGACATTCGCCGCACGCCGAACGAGCACCTCGCGTTCGGCTTCGGCGCCCATTACTGCCTCGGCGCCAGCCTGGCCCGCCTGGAGTTGAACGTTTTCTTCGAGGAAGCCGTGCGGCGCCTGCCCGACATCCGTCCGGCGAGCGAAGCTGCGCCACCGCGGCGCCCCTCCAACTTCATCAGCGGAATCGAATCGCTACCCGTGACCGTCGGCTGA
- a CDS encoding TolC family protein: MAGSQKQKPELEKAERRRAGSPARRTAVAILAISFALAASGCALTPRGLDDEKAALEAEGAALEHPVAEADLPVPRDGDDWRGLLRRALVANGEVRAAWFEWKAAVERVTGASAWPNSNLSLGYSYTFSDDKVKTFDRMTFNAAFDSMENLSFPGKTMAAGRSALAEARSSGEKFRAAKFSVQRRVLDAWLDFALAAENERIAVERQALASVQTSAAEAELTTGASQKGAAAAQIAAARSDDELRKALAAAEEARQMLAALVDIADADRLQSPRRLPDARPLPADPSVLVAAAAQGPETRQMEADAKSRQGSEDLAKLQWVPDVNPVLSIAGGVSQAVGAAVVLPTSFIEIRSGIAAAKALRRGAEARAMQTARDKRAEMAAALVAARDDGRAREHLEQRILPLAGVAVDAAESGYRSGAGTLSDIVEARTMALDVRAEIAEASVAREKQLSAIEEIAGADLETFTGTPPLRFASAAVATASSTGAVPVAAPAAAVAEKSR; this comes from the coding sequence ATGGCTGGTTCTCAGAAACAGAAACCGGAATTGGAAAAAGCCGAGCGGCGCCGCGCCGGATCGCCGGCTCGACGGACGGCGGTCGCGATACTGGCGATCTCGTTCGCGCTCGCCGCCTCGGGCTGCGCGCTCACGCCGCGCGGCCTCGACGACGAAAAAGCTGCGCTCGAGGCCGAAGGCGCCGCGCTCGAACACCCCGTTGCCGAGGCGGACCTTCCGGTGCCGCGCGACGGCGACGACTGGAGAGGCCTGCTGCGACGCGCTCTCGTTGCCAACGGCGAAGTGCGCGCAGCGTGGTTCGAATGGAAAGCCGCCGTCGAGCGCGTCACCGGCGCGTCGGCGTGGCCCAACAGCAACCTGTCGCTCGGCTATTCGTACACGTTCTCCGACGACAAGGTGAAGACGTTCGATCGCATGACGTTCAACGCTGCGTTCGACTCGATGGAAAACCTTTCGTTTCCAGGCAAGACGATGGCTGCCGGACGCTCGGCTCTGGCCGAAGCGCGCTCCAGCGGCGAGAAATTCCGCGCCGCGAAATTTTCCGTGCAGCGACGCGTGCTCGACGCGTGGCTCGACTTCGCACTGGCCGCCGAGAACGAGCGCATCGCCGTCGAGCGCCAGGCCCTCGCATCGGTGCAGACTTCGGCCGCCGAGGCGGAGCTGACGACGGGCGCCTCGCAGAAAGGCGCCGCTGCTGCGCAGATCGCGGCTGCACGAAGCGACGATGAGCTGCGCAAGGCGCTCGCCGCTGCAGAAGAGGCGAGGCAGATGCTCGCGGCGCTCGTGGACATCGCGGATGCCGATCGTCTCCAGAGCCCGCGCCGCCTTCCCGACGCTCGCCCGCTTCCCGCCGATCCGTCCGTGCTCGTCGCCGCAGCAGCACAGGGACCCGAGACGCGCCAGATGGAAGCCGACGCGAAGAGCCGCCAGGGGTCCGAGGATCTCGCGAAGCTCCAGTGGGTTCCCGACGTCAATCCGGTGCTGTCGATCGCCGGCGGCGTGAGCCAAGCCGTCGGTGCGGCGGTGGTGCTGCCGACGAGCTTCATCGAAATCCGCTCCGGCATCGCAGCGGCCAAGGCGCTGCGCCGCGGCGCCGAAGCGCGCGCCATGCAGACCGCGCGCGACAAGCGCGCAGAGATGGCTGCCGCGCTGGTCGCTGCGCGCGACGACGGGCGCGCGCGCGAACATCTCGAACAGCGCATCCTGCCGCTGGCAGGCGTCGCCGTCGACGCTGCCGAGAGCGGTTACCGCAGTGGTGCGGGGACGCTGTCGGACATCGTCGAAGCCAGGACGATGGCGCTCGACGTGCGCGCCGAAATTGCCGAAGCCTCGGTCGCGCGCGAAAAGCAGCTTTCGGCGATCGAGGAGATTGCCGGCGCCGATCTCGAAACGTTCACCGGCACGCCGCCGCTTCGGTTTGCGTCAGCAGCCGTGGCCACCGCTTCGAGCACCGGCGCAGTTCCCGTTGCGGCACCTGCCGCGGCGGTCGCGGAGAAATCGCGATGA
- a CDS encoding DUF1003 domain-containing protein: MFNHSGTRHHFRFHAPHAHLSSVFGDDWFGSKAESFARFFGTPTFLIAQTGIVALWIIVNAVGLTSFDIYPFILLNLAFSTQAAYAAPLILLAQARQADRDKAHSDADAQHREDLAKASLERQILAEKQAEQMLQLLQQNTQLTQLTQELAKRIEELTDSIHRKIVAA, encoded by the coding sequence ATGTTCAACCATTCCGGAACGCGTCATCACTTCCGTTTCCATGCGCCGCACGCGCACCTGTCCTCGGTGTTCGGCGACGACTGGTTCGGATCGAAGGCAGAAAGCTTCGCGCGCTTCTTCGGAACCCCGACGTTCCTGATCGCACAGACGGGGATCGTCGCACTGTGGATCATCGTCAATGCCGTCGGCTTGACCAGCTTCGACATCTACCCGTTCATCCTGCTGAACCTTGCGTTCAGCACCCAGGCTGCATACGCCGCGCCACTGATCCTGCTGGCGCAGGCGCGCCAGGCCGATCGTGACAAGGCCCATTCCGACGCCGATGCGCAGCACCGCGAAGACCTGGCCAAGGCCAGCCTGGAGCGGCAGATCCTGGCGGAAAAGCAGGCCGAGCAGATGCTCCAGCTTCTCCAGCAGAACACGCAGCTGACGCAGCTCACCCAGGAGCTGGCCAAGCGCATCGAAGAGCTGACCGACTCCATCCACCGAAAGATCGTCGCCGCCTGA
- a CDS encoding SDR family oxidoreductase has protein sequence MELVLRKGAFDGETHIVTGAAQGIGNRVAAVLAAHGARVALVDLDRGRLEEARAEMKPYAGVEPLVVAANVAKEDDVRKAVASVMEASGQINGLVNVAGITRDARIFKKDFADFQAVLAVHLHGTFLFTREVAFQDWHPRFKANDNKPLRDGQNRFIVNFSSVSARNGNIGQIDYTAAKGAIESMTKTTAREFAPYGARVNAIAPGPVNTPMLAGVPAEGIEAMSRATLIGRVCEPVEMARTVAAMADPKLFAYVTGIVLQANGGLRLE, from the coding sequence ATGGAGCTGGTACTTCGCAAGGGCGCCTTCGACGGCGAGACCCATATCGTCACGGGCGCCGCCCAGGGGATCGGCAACCGGGTGGCTGCGGTCCTTGCGGCACACGGCGCGCGGGTTGCACTGGTGGACCTCGACCGCGGTCGCCTCGAGGAAGCCCGCGCCGAAATGAAGCCTTACGCGGGCGTCGAGCCGCTGGTCGTTGCCGCGAACGTCGCCAAGGAAGACGACGTCCGGAAGGCGGTCGCATCGGTGATGGAAGCGAGCGGCCAGATCAACGGGCTCGTCAACGTGGCCGGCATCACGCGCGACGCGCGCATCTTCAAGAAGGACTTCGCCGATTTCCAGGCGGTGCTGGCCGTGCACCTGCACGGCACGTTCCTGTTTACGCGCGAAGTCGCGTTCCAGGACTGGCACCCGCGCTTCAAGGCGAACGACAACAAGCCGCTTCGCGACGGGCAGAACCGCTTCATCGTCAACTTCTCGTCGGTCAGCGCGCGCAACGGCAATATCGGCCAGATCGATTACACCGCCGCCAAGGGCGCGATCGAGTCGATGACGAAGACGACGGCGCGCGAGTTCGCGCCGTACGGGGCCCGCGTCAACGCGATCGCCCCCGGGCCCGTCAACACGCCGATGCTGGCAGGGGTGCCGGCCGAAGGCATCGAAGCCATGTCGCGCGCAACGCTGATCGGGCGAGTCTGCGAGCCCGTCGAGATGGCAAGGACGGTGGCGGCGATGGCCGATC
- a CDS encoding Lrp/AsnC family transcriptional regulator codes for MTSDVGPPAPRTLDEIDRRILEVLQDDARISNVELASRVGLSPSPCLRRVRELEERAVVRRYVALLDPVAVGLGVSVFVQVSLERQAEKGLETFESRILARPEVLECYLMTGDADYLVRVVVPDVAAFERFLLDHLTRIPGVASVKSSFALKQVKYRTSLPLGRDGEKK; via the coding sequence GTGACGAGCGACGTCGGCCCCCCGGCTCCACGGACCCTCGACGAGATCGACCGCCGCATCCTCGAGGTTCTCCAGGACGATGCGCGCATCTCGAACGTCGAGCTGGCTTCGCGCGTCGGCCTGTCGCCGAGCCCGTGCCTGCGCCGCGTGCGCGAGCTCGAGGAACGCGCCGTCGTGCGCCGCTACGTCGCGCTGCTCGACCCCGTTGCCGTGGGGCTCGGCGTCAGCGTCTTCGTGCAGGTGAGCCTGGAGCGCCAAGCCGAGAAGGGACTGGAAACCTTCGAAAGCCGCATCCTTGCGCGCCCCGAAGTCCTGGAGTGCTACCTGATGACGGGCGACGCCGACTATCTCGTGCGCGTCGTCGTTCCCGACGTCGCCGCGTTCGAGCGCTTCCTGCTCGATCACCTCACGCGCATTCCCGGCGTCGCCAGCGTCAAATCGAGCTTCGCGCTGAAACAGGTCAAGTACCGCACCTCGCTGCCGCTCGGACGAGACGGGGAGAAGAAGTGA
- a CDS encoding DUF1993 domain-containing protein, with protein MTHEGAIRLFAKTLKNVEQWMNKAAEHASEKSFDVNVLVDARLAPDAFPFVRQVQSACDQAKYAAAYLGGHPAPSHADTERTFDELKQRIAKCVAFLDSVPAKDLAGGGERKVSPPWLGGGWLKGDEYLEEVAIPNFFFHATMAYAILRHNGVALGKMDYIGTIPVKQA; from the coding sequence ATGACCCATGAAGGCGCGATCCGTCTTTTCGCCAAGACCCTGAAAAACGTCGAGCAGTGGATGAACAAGGCCGCCGAGCACGCGAGCGAGAAATCGTTCGACGTCAACGTGCTGGTCGATGCGCGACTTGCACCCGATGCGTTCCCGTTCGTCCGGCAGGTACAGTCCGCCTGTGACCAGGCCAAGTACGCCGCCGCGTATCTCGGCGGCCATCCCGCGCCGTCGCATGCGGACACCGAGCGCACGTTCGATGAGCTGAAGCAGCGCATCGCCAAGTGCGTCGCGTTCCTCGACAGCGTTCCGGCCAAGGACCTGGCCGGCGGCGGCGAGCGCAAGGTGTCGCCGCCGTGGCTCGGCGGCGGCTGGCTCAAGGGCGACGAGTACCTCGAAGAAGTGGCGATCCCGAACTTCTTCTTCCACGCGACGATGGCGTACGCGATCCTGCGCCACAACGGCGTGGCGCTCGGCAAGATGGACTACATCGGCACGATTCCCGTCAAGCAGGCGTGA
- a CDS encoding efflux RND transporter periplasmic adaptor subunit, with amino-acid sequence MKSPAHRFTLRFLLWIFVAMVAPFPSVPCDRGLPSPLDVTTVQAADDPAAPVQLWTCGMHPQVIQDHPGECPICHMKLTPLESAATEASSAGSAVTIDPVVVQNMGVRTVRAVEGPVVRELRVAGFVEEAEPGIHDVTLRVGGFIRHLYANTEGLHIASGDPMFDLYSPDIQVAVDEMIALRKRRDAARASARGDSDATMDSLWNAALRKLALQGLDPTEIARLQKLDHAPDAVTFRSPLAGEITEKPVVEGAAVTMGQKVLRIVDHSTLWIDARVFEQDLAVVSVGQSVQASIASQPGRTFAGQVVFIHPHLDPTTRTASVRMAVSNAALELRPGMFADVVLRAKLADSAVLVPREAVIDTGDRQVAFVVGEKPGHFEPRRVRIGWPAEGGNVQVLEGLAAGDEVVVSGQFLIDAESRLQDALRKFISQRQVAGVPPADAKPGTPARDSTGTASNGTSPGGEASPGSGPSPAGGASPDSGASK; translated from the coding sequence ATGAAATCCCCTGCTCACCGCTTCACCCTTCGTTTCCTGCTGTGGATCTTCGTCGCGATGGTGGCGCCGTTCCCGTCCGTGCCCTGCGATCGCGGACTGCCTTCCCCACTGGACGTGACGACCGTGCAGGCTGCCGACGATCCGGCTGCTCCGGTGCAGCTCTGGACCTGCGGCATGCACCCGCAGGTGATCCAGGACCACCCCGGCGAATGCCCGATCTGCCACATGAAGCTGACTCCGCTCGAAAGCGCGGCGACCGAAGCTTCGAGCGCCGGAAGTGCGGTGACGATCGATCCGGTCGTCGTGCAGAACATGGGCGTGCGCACGGTGCGCGCAGTCGAAGGCCCCGTCGTGCGCGAGCTGCGTGTCGCCGGATTCGTCGAGGAAGCCGAGCCGGGCATCCACGACGTGACGCTGAGGGTCGGCGGATTCATCCGCCACCTCTACGCGAACACCGAAGGGCTGCACATCGCCAGCGGCGATCCCATGTTCGACCTTTACAGCCCCGACATCCAGGTAGCGGTCGACGAGATGATTGCGCTGCGCAAGCGCCGCGACGCCGCGCGCGCTTCCGCAAGAGGCGACAGCGACGCAACGATGGACTCGCTGTGGAATGCGGCGCTTCGAAAGCTCGCGCTCCAGGGCCTCGACCCGACCGAGATCGCCAGGCTGCAGAAGCTCGACCATGCGCCCGACGCCGTCACGTTCCGCAGCCCGCTCGCAGGCGAGATCACCGAAAAGCCCGTCGTCGAGGGCGCGGCGGTGACGATGGGCCAGAAAGTGCTGAGGATCGTCGACCACTCGACGCTGTGGATCGATGCACGCGTGTTCGAGCAGGACCTCGCGGTGGTGAGCGTGGGCCAGAGCGTCCAGGCGAGCATTGCGTCGCAGCCGGGCAGGACCTTCGCGGGGCAGGTCGTTTTCATCCATCCCCACCTCGACCCGACGACGCGCACGGCGAGCGTGCGCATGGCCGTGTCGAATGCGGCGCTGGAGCTGAGGCCCGGCATGTTTGCCGACGTCGTGCTTCGCGCGAAGCTGGCCGATTCGGCAGTGCTCGTACCGCGCGAGGCCGTCATCGATACCGGCGATCGCCAGGTCGCGTTCGTCGTCGGCGAAAAGCCGGGGCACTTCGAGCCGCGGCGCGTGCGCATCGGCTGGCCCGCCGAAGGCGGCAATGTGCAGGTGCTCGAAGGCCTGGCCGCAGGAGACGAAGTCGTCGTCAGCGGCCAGTTCCTGATCGACGCGGAGAGCCGGCTGCAGGACGCGCTGCGAAAGTTCATCTCTCAGCGCCAGGTCGCAGGCGTGCCGCCGGCCGACGCCAAACCCGGCACTCCGGCGCGCGACTCCACAGGCACGGCAAGCAACGGAACATCACCGGGCGGCGAAG